One Gemmatimonadales bacterium genomic window carries:
- a CDS encoding AraC family transcriptional regulator — translation MDPLSDLLRIVRLDGAFFYAVEAGDPWSVETVAARELSPRIMPAAEHLISYHVVTEGYCYGGLIGEEPVELVGGDAIVFPHGDAHVMASARGLRAGPEVSTSVVARYPATVRLGAAGTRLTTFVCGFLGCDRRPFNPLLAALPRRMHMRGIADALPGNFTRQLTEETRLGRPGAETVLTRLAELMFLEVLRRYLAELPPGQTGWLAGLRDEMVGRVLALLHAEPAHPWTLAELAREAASSRSNVAKRFAELVGQPPMQYLAQWRMQVAANLLAQSGAKVAAVASEVGYDSEAAFSRAFKKATGLAPGTWREARRTARA, via the coding sequence ATGGATCCGCTGTCCGACCTGCTCCGGATCGTCCGCCTCGACGGCGCCTTCTTCTACGCGGTCGAGGCCGGCGATCCGTGGAGCGTCGAAACGGTCGCCGCCCGGGAGCTGTCGCCCCGCATCATGCCGGCGGCGGAGCACCTCATCTCCTATCACGTCGTGACCGAAGGCTACTGCTATGGGGGCCTGATCGGGGAGGAGCCGGTCGAGCTCGTGGGCGGCGACGCGATCGTCTTCCCCCACGGCGATGCCCACGTGATGGCGAGCGCGCGCGGGCTTCGCGCCGGCCCCGAGGTGTCGACCAGCGTCGTTGCCCGCTATCCCGCCACGGTTCGCCTGGGCGCAGCCGGCACCCGACTCACGACGTTCGTCTGCGGCTTTCTCGGCTGCGACCGCCGCCCGTTCAATCCGCTGCTCGCGGCACTCCCGCGCCGGATGCACATGCGGGGGATCGCGGACGCATTGCCCGGCAACTTTACCCGGCAGTTGACCGAGGAGACCCGGCTCGGCCGGCCGGGCGCCGAGACCGTACTCACCCGCCTGGCCGAGCTCATGTTCCTCGAGGTGCTGCGGCGGTACCTCGCCGAGTTGCCTCCCGGCCAGACCGGCTGGCTCGCCGGCTTGCGCGATGAGATGGTCGGCCGGGTGCTGGCGCTGCTCCACGCCGAGCCCGCGCATCCGTGGACGCTCGCAGAGCTGGCGCGCGAGGCGGCGTCGTCGCGCTCCAACGTGGCGAAGCGGTTCGCCGAGCTGGTGGGTCAGCCGCCGATGCAGTACCTCGCGCAGTGGCGGATGCAGGTGGCGGCCAACCTGCTGGCGCAGAGCGGCGCCAAGGTGGCGGCCGTCGCCTCGGAGGTGGGCTACGACTCC